A stretch of Xenopus laevis strain J_2021 chromosome 8S, Xenopus_laevis_v10.1, whole genome shotgun sequence DNA encodes these proteins:
- the myh3.S gene encoding myosin-1B — translation MGDAEMATFGEAAQFLRKSEKERIEAQSKPFDAKNTVFVDDAKELYVKGMVTAREGDKVTVKTDDGRAVTVKEDQVYPQNPPKFDKIEDMAMMTHLNEASVLYNLKERYAAWMIYTYSGLFCATVNPYKWLPVYNPEVVAGYRGKKRVEAPPHIFSLSDNAYQFMLTDRENQSVLITGESGAGKTVNTKRVIQYFATIAALGDSGKKKEPINSLQGTLEDQIIQANPLLEAFGNAKTLRNDNSSRFGKFIRIHFGTTGKLSSADIETYLLEKSRVTFQLSAERSYHIFYQIMTNKKPEIVEMLLVTSNPYDFPSVSQGEIVVKSINDEEELLATDNAIDILGFTPEEKNGIYKLTGAVMHHGNMKFKQKQREEQAEPEGTEVADKISYLMGMNSADLLKALCYPRVKVGNEFVTKGQTVPQVYNSVGALCKSVFEKLFLWMVTRINQQLDTKQPRQFFIGVLDIAGFEIFDFNSLEQLCINFTNEKLQQFFNHHMFVLEQEEYKKEGIDWEFIDFGMDLAACIELIEKPMGIFSILEEECMFPKATDTSFKNKLYEQHLGKCKNFEKPKPGKGKAEAHFSLVHYAGTVDYNISGWLEKNKDPLNESVVQLYQKSSLKLLSLLYSTYAAAEAEAGGKGGKKKKGSSFQTVSALFRENLNKLMTNLKSTHPHFVRCLIPNETKTPGIMDNHLIMHQLRCNGVLEGIRICRKGFPSRIIYGDFKQRYKILNASAIPEGQFIDSKKACEKLLGSIDIDHNQYKLGHTKVFFKAGLLGTLEEMRDEKLAQLITRTQALCRGFLMRMEFKKMTERKESIYIIQYNLRSFMNVKHWPWMKLYFKIKPLLKSAETEKEMANMKEEFGQTKEALSKAEAKSKELEQKMVALLQEKNDLALQVQSESETLADSEERCEGLIKVKIQLESKVKELTERLEDEEESNAELTAKKRKLEDECSELKKDIDDLELTLSKVEKEKHATENKVKNLTEEMATLDENISKLSKEKKALQEAHQQTLDDLQAEEDKVSSLTKAKIKLEQQVDDLEGSLEQEKKLRLDLERTKRKVEGDLKLSQETVMDLENDKQQAEEKLKKKDFEISQLQERIEDEQTLGSQLQKKIKELQARIEELEEEIEAERAVRGKVEKQRADLSRELEEISERLEEAGGATAAQIEMNKKRETEFQKMRRDLEEASLQHEATAGALRKKHADSVAELGEQIDNLQRVKQKLEKEKSELKMEIDDLASNLENVSKSKANLEKVNRVLEDQLSEVKAKDDEHQRLLNDFTTQKARLQTENDELSRQLEEKESLISHLSRGKQGFTQQTEELKRQLEEETKAKNALAHALQSARHDCDLLREQFEEEQEAKAELQRSLSKANGEVSQWRTKYETDAIQRTEELEEAKKRLVQRLQEAEEQVEAVNSKCASLEKTKQRLQSEVEDLMVDVDKANGAAAALDKKQRNFDKVLIEWKQKYEEGQAELEAALKESRSLSTEIFKMKNAYEESLEQVETLKRENKNLQQEISDLTEQIGEGRKSINELEKAKKQVEQEKNDLQAALEEAEGSLEYEEAKILRIQLELNQVKSEVDRKIAEKDEELDQLKRNSQRAIDTMQTTLDSEIRSRNDALRLKKKMEGDLNDLEIQLSHANHQAAEAQKQLRNVQAQYKDTQLQLDDALRGQEDLKEQIAVIERRNNLQQAEIEESRSALEQTERSRKVAEQELLDSSERIQLLHSQNTSLINSKKKLECDISQLQNEAEEAVQEARNAEEKAKKAIIDAALMAEELKKEQDTSAHLERMKKNLEQTVKDLQHHLDEAEQLAMKGGKKQLQKLETRVRELENELDSEQKRGIEAIKGVRKYERRVKELTYQTEEDRKNVLRLQDLVDKLQLKVKAYKRQAEESDEQANAHLSHFRKVQHELEEAEERADIAESQVNKLRAKSRDIGGKKESEE, via the exons ATGGGAGACGCGGAAATGGCCACATTTGGGGAGGCCGCCCAATTTCTCCGCAAGAGTGAGAAAGAAAGAATTGAGGCCCAGAGCAAACCCTTCGATGCAAAGAACACTGTATTCGTAGATGATGCAAAGGAATTGTATGTTAAAGGTATGGTTACAGCACGAGAAGGTGACAAAGTCACAGTAAAGACTGACGATGGCAGG GCTGTAACTGTCAAGGAAGATCAAGTTTACCCCCAAAATCCTCCTAAATTCGATAAAATTGAAGACATGGCTATGATGACTCATCTGAATGAGGCCTCTGTGCTGTACAATCTCAAAGAGCGTTATGCAGCATGGATGATCTAT acttacTCTGGCCTTTTCTGTGCCACTGTAAATCCTTACAAGTGGCTACCAGTGTACAACCCAGAGGTTGTTGCTGGCTACAGAGGGAAGAAGCGTGTGGAAGCCCCACCTCACATCTTTTCCCTTTCTGATAATGCCTACCAGTTCATGTTGACAG ATCGTGAAAATCAGTCTGTCCTTATTAC TGGAGAATCTGGTGCAGGAAAGACTGTCAATACCAAACGTGTCATCCAGTACTTTGCAACAATTGCTGCACTTGGTGACTCTGGAAAAAAGAAGGAACCCATCAACAGCTTGCAG GGGACTCTGGAAGATCAAATCATCCAGGCCAATCCCCTACTGGAAGCCTTCGGTAATGCCAAGACTTTGAGAAATGACAACTCCTCACGTTTT GGTAAATTCATCAGAATCCACTTTGGCACTACAGGGAAACTGTCATCTGCTGATATTGAAACAT ATCTTCTGGAAAAGTCTAGAGTTACATTCCAGCTGTCAGCTGAAAGAAGCTATCACATTTTCTATCAGATTATGACAAACAAAAAACCAGAGATTGTTG AAATGCTTCTCGTGACTTCCAACCCATACGACTTTCCATCTGTCAGCCAGGGTGAGATTGTTGTGAAGAGTATCAATGATGAAGAGGAACTCCTGGCCACTGAT AATGCCATTGACATACTGGGTTTCACCCCAGAGGAAAAGAACGGCATCTACAAACTTACTGGCGCTGTCATGCACCATGGCAACATGAAATTCAAGcaaaagcaaagagaggaacagGCTGAGCCAGAGGGCACAGAGG TGGCAGATAAAATTTCCTATTTGATGGGCATGAACTCTGCTGATTTGCTCAAAGCTTTGTGTTACCCAAGGGTGAAAGTCGGTAATGAATTTGTGACAAAGGGTCAAACTGTCCCACAG GTCTATAACTCTGTTGGTGCCCTCTGCAAGTCTGTATTTGAAAAACTGTTCTTGTGGATGGTCACACGTATCAACCAACAGCTGGATACCAAACAACCAAGACAATTCTTCATTGGTGTCCTGGATATTGCTGGATTTGAAATTTTTGAT TTCAACAGCTTGGAGCAGCTCTGCATCAACTTCACTAATGAAAAACTGCAGCAGTTCTTCAATCACCACATGTTCGTCCTGGAACAGGAAGAATACAAGAAGGAAGGCATTGACTGGGAGTTTATTGACTTTGGTATGGATTTGGCTGCCTGTATCGAGCTTATTGAGAAG CCCATGGGTATCTTCTCCATCCTTGAAGAGGAGTGCATGTTCCCCAAGGCCACTGACACCTCCTTCAAGAACAAGCTCTATGAGCAACATTTGGGCAAGTGCAAGAATTTTGAAAAGCCAAAGCCTGGCAAAGGAAAGGCTGAAGCTCACTTCTCTCTGGTGCATTATGCTGGTACTGTGGATTACAACATTTCTGGCTGGCTTGAAAAGAACAAGGACCCACTGAATGAATCTGTAGTCCAACTTTACCAGAAGTCTTCACTTAAACTTCTATCATTGCTCTACTCCACCTATGCTGCAGCTGAGG CTGAAGCTGGTGGCAAGggtggaaagaagaagaagggatCATCCTTCCAGACTGTGTCTGCTCTCTTCAGG GAAAACTTGAATAAACTGATGACCAACCTGAAAAGTACCCACCCTCACTTTGTCCGCTGCTTGATTCCAAATGAGACTAAGACTCCTG GTATTATGGACAACCACCTGATCATGCACCAGCTGAGATGTAACGGTGTATTGGAGGGTATTCGAATCTGCAGAAAGGGATTCCCAAGTAGAATCATTTATGGTGATTTCAAACAACG ttataaaatCCTGAATGCTAGTGCAATTCCAGAGGGACAATTCATTGACAGCAAGAAGGCTTGTGAGAAGCTTCTGGGTTCAATTGATATTGATCATAATCAGTACAAACTTGGGCATACCAAG GTGTTCTTCAAAGCTGGACTTTTGGGTACTCTGGAAGAAATGAGAGATGAAAAGTTGGCCCAACTTATCACTCGCACACAGGCCCTTTGCAGAGGTTTCTTGATGAGGATGGAATTCAAGAAAATGACGGAACGAAA AGAGTCCATTTATATCATCCAGTACAATCTCAGGTCATTTATGAATGTTAAACACTGGCCATGGATGAAACTGTACTTTAAGATTAAACCTCTTCTGAAGAGTGCGGAAACTGAGAAAGAGATGGCAAACATGAAGGAGGAGTTTGGGCAGACCAAGGAAGCTTTGTCCAAGGCAGAAGCAAAGAGTAAAGAACTAGAACAGAAAATGGTTGCCCTATTGCAGGAGAAGAATGATTTAGCACTGCAAGTTCAATCG GAAAGTGAAACCTTGGCTGATTCTGAGGAAAGATGTGAAGGCCTCATCAAAGTTAAAATCCAACTGGAATCTAAAGTCAAGGAGTTAACTGAAAGGCTTGAAGATGAAGAGGAGAGCAATGCAGAGCTGACAGCTAAGAAGAGGAAGTTGGAAGACGAATgctctgaactgaaaaaagacaTTGATGATCTGGAACTTACATTGTCCAAAGTAGAAAAAGAGAAGCATGCCACAGAAAACAAA GTAAAGAACCTTACTGAAGAAATGGCAACTCTTGATGAGAACATCTCCAAGCTCTCCAAGGAGAAGAAGGCCCTCCAGGAGGCTCACCAGCAGACACTTGATGACCTACAGGCAGAAGAGGATAAAGTCAGTTCTTTGACAAAGGCCAAAATTAAACTGGAACAGCAAGTTGATGAT CTGGAAGGATCTCTGGAACAAGAGAAGAAACTTCGTCTTGACCTAGAGAGAACTAAGAGGAAAGTAGAAGGCGATTTGAAATTGTCTCAAGAAACAGTCATGGATCTTGAAAATGATAAACAGCAAGctgaggaaaaacttaaaaa GAAAGATTTTGAAATAAGCCAGCTGCAAGAAAGAATTGAGGATGAACAAACACTGGGTTCTCAGCTGCAAAAGAAAATCAAAGAACTGCAG gctCGTATTGAAGAACTTGAGGAAGAAATTGAGGCTGAACGTGCAGTTCGCGGAAAGGTTGAGAAGCAGAGGGCAGATCTTTCCAGAGAACTTGAGGAGATCAGTGAAAGACTTGAAGAAGCTGGAGGTGCAACAGCTGCCCAAATTGAAATGAACAAGAAACGCGAAACTGAGTTCCAGAAAATGAGACGTGACCTGGAAGAGGCAAGCCTACAGCATGAAGCCACTGCTGGAGCCCTGCGCAAGAAGCATGCTGACAGTGTAGCTGAGCTTGGGGAACAAATTGATAACCTGCAGCGTGTAAAACAGAAGCTGGAGAAGGAAAAGAGTGAGCTGAAGATGGAGATAGATGATCTTGCCAGCAACTTAGAGAATGTCTCCAAATCAAag GCCAACCTTGAAAAAGTGAACCGTGTGCTTGAGGATCAACTAAGTGAGGTTAAGGCTAAGGATGATGAGCACCAGCGTCTCCTCAATGACTTTACAACCCAGAAAGCTCGCTTGCAAACTGAAAATG ATGAGCTATCCCGTCAGCTTGAAGAGAAGGAATCTTTGATTTCTCACCTCTCCAGAGGAAAGCAGGGGTTTACCCAGCAAACTGAAGAACTGAAGAGACAACTTGAGGAGGAGACAAAG GCTAAGAATGCTCTTGCTCATGCACTGCAATCTGCCCGCCATGATTGTGACTTGCTCCGCGAGCAATTTGAGGAGGAACAGGAAGCAAAGGCTGAGCTCCAGCGCTCACTGTCCAAAGCCAATGGTGAGGTTTCCCAATGGAGGACCAAATATGAAACTGATGCCATTCAGCGTACTGAGGAGCTGGAAGAAGCCAA AAAGAGGCTTGTCCAGCGTTTACAGGAAGCTGAGGAGCAAGTTGAGGCTGTGAACTCAAAATGTGCCTCCTTAGAAAAGACTAAACAGAGGCTGCAGTCTGAAGTGGAGGATTTGATGGTTGATGTAGACAAAGCAAATGGCGCTGCAGCAGCTCTTGATAAGAAGCAGAGGAATTTTGATAAG GTCCTGATAGAATGGAAGCAGAAGTATGAGGAAGGACAAGCTGAATTGGAGGCAGCTCTAAAAGAATCTCGCAGCTTGAGCACAGAAATCTTCAAGATGAAGAATGCTTATGAAGAATCCCTGGAACAAGTTGAGACCCTGAAACGTGAAAACAAGAACCTACAGC AGGAAATCTCAGATCTGACAGAACAGATTGGAGAAGGTAGAAAGTCAATCAACGAACTGGAGAAAGCCAAGAAGCAGGTGGAGCAAGAGAAGAATGATCTTCAGGCTGCCCTGGAGGAAGCCGAG ggaTCTCTTGAATATGAAGAGGCCAAGATCCTACGTATCCAACTTGAGCTGAACCAGGTGAAATCTGAGGTGGACAGAAAGATTGCAGAGAAAGATGAGGAGCTTGACCAGCTGAAAAGAAACAGCCAAAGAGCTATTGATACCATGCAGACCACATTAGACTCTGAAATCAGAAGCAGAAATGATGCTCTAAGACTGAAAAAGAAGATGGAAGGAGACTTGAATGATTTAGAGATCCAGCTCAGCCATGCCAACCACCAAGCTGCTGAGGCACAGAAACAGCTTAGGAATGTACAGGCTCAGTACAAG GACACCCAGCTTCAGTTGGATGATGCACTAAGGGGACAGGAAGACCTGAAAGAACAAATTGCTGTGATTGAACGCAGAAATAACTTGCAACAAGCTGAAATTGAAGAGAGCAGGTCTGCTCTGGAACAGACAGAGAGATCTCGTAAGGTTGCTGAACAGGAACTTCTTGATTCTAGTGAACGCATACAGCTACTGCACTCACAG AATACAAGTCTTATTAACAGCAAGAAGAAGCTTGAATGTGACATTTCACAGCTCCAGAATGAAGCTGAGGAAGCTGTACAAGAAGCCAGAAATGCTGAAGAGAAGGCCAAAAAGGCCATTATAGAT GCTGCTCTTATGGCTGAAGAACTGAAGAAGGAGCAGGACACCAGCGCCCACTTGGAGAGGATgaagaagaatcttgaacagacAGTGAAGGACCTGCAGCATCATTTGGATGAAGCTGAACAGCTGGCTATGAAAGGTGGCAAGAAGCAGCTGCAGAAACTAGAAACCAGG GTCCGAGAATTGGAAAATGAGCTGGACAGTGAACAGAAACGCGGTATTGAAGCCATAAAAGGTGTTCGCAAATATGAGAGAAGGGTGAAGGAACTCACTTACCAG ACTGAAGAAGACAGAAAGAATGTTCTGAGACTTCAGGACCTGGTGGACAAACTTCAGCTGAAGGTTAAAGCCTACAAAAGACAGGCCGAGGAGTCT GATGAACAAGCCAATGCCCACCTGAGCCATTTTAGGAAAGTGCAGCATGAGCTTGAGGAAGCAGAAGAGAGAGCTGATATCGCTGAATCTCAAGTAAATAAGCTGAGGGCAAAAAGCCGCGATATCGGAGGCAAG aaagaatCTGAAGAGTGA